In a genomic window of Tachysurus vachellii isolate PV-2020 chromosome 13, HZAU_Pvac_v1, whole genome shotgun sequence:
- the si:ch211-59o9.10 gene encoding uncharacterized protein si:ch211-59o9.10: MTYTEVILHGGYSLIFFLTGGSLLNKRFYIRDVRCIHRMTLATTAGRMESTVKDSRPSSPFLSLDEDEASEHLNEACLLSDSDLQFDERGSCYDLSDLVVPETPESPIPFRRKRQARVKDNYSGAALCGPDARRSERWDMIPGYLHMTPSSQRTLKRRRLQDNIGGGNNIQAGNGTGFVPASSLLSEFARLESPRPSQSTASSSDSAISCSAAAEFSVLGAAAGQICSRMTSPHGRGSVQKMLKKCNKEQRSKKSSTVSRGSSRCVSTALSLAAEENHWQDTERRGECVQEEIVVIDEDDDEMAVVRSAQIDEDEAFARSLQEQFDREEHHHQEQSRLQTTPPNRHPQNAPFDSYVGLSWISPWASMMYSSSFSELQDMTVGQPSRQMRSRGRSSRRRNTPHLPLNLLDDSQGNNYEAFLAFEESQGSVIAKKTLSKWEIERLPAKAYDPAHNAGKTDCQICFSDYKKGEKLRMLPCFHDYHVKCIDRWLKENATCPICRADVSL; this comes from the exons ATGACGTACACGGAAGTGATTTTACATGGCGGTTatagcttgattttttttctaacaggAGGGTCGTTATTAAACAAGAGGTTTTATATTCGGGATGTGCGCTGTATACATCGTATG ACATTAGCAACAACAGCAGGTCGTATGGAGAGCACAGTGAAAGACTCGAGGCCTAGCAGCCCTTTTCTCAGCCTGGATGAAGATGAAGCCAGTGAACATCTAAACGAGGCTTGTTTACTGAGTGATAGCGACCTTCAGTTTGACGAACGAGGTTCCTGTTATGATTTGTCTGACTTGGTCGTTCCAGAAACTCCAGAAAG CCCTATCCCTTTTCGAAGAAAACGACAAGCCCGAGTCAAAGATAATTAcagtggg GCTGCACTATGTGGTCCGGATGCAAGAAGGTCAGAGAGATGGGACATGATTCCTGGATACCTCCATATGACACCGAGCTCTCAAAGGACACTAAAACGAAGACGACTACAAGACAATATAGGAGGTGGCAATAATATCCAAGCAGGAAATGGAACAGGATTTGTACCGGCTTCATCTCTTTTATCTGAATTCGCAAGGCTGGAGTCTCCACGTCCCTCGCAATCCACGGCCTCCTCTTCCGATTCTGCCATCTCGTGCTCTGCTGCAGCCGAATTCTCTGTGCTGGGAGCTGCTGCTGGCCAGATTTGCTCAAGAATGACTTCTCCCCATGGTCGTGGCTCTGTGCAAAAAATGCTTAAGAAATGCAATAAGGAACAGAGATCGAAAAAGTCATCGACTGTTAGTCGTGGGTCCTCTAGGTGTGTGTCAACAGCACTTTCACTTGCAGCAGAGGAGAACCACTGGCAAG ATACAGAAAGAAGAGGTGAATGTGTACAAGAGGAGATTGTCGTTatagatgaggatgatgatgagatgGCTGTGGTTCGCTCTGCTCAAATTGATGAAGATGAGGCATTTGCCAGAAGCCTCCAG GAGCAATTTGATAGAGAGGAACATCATCATCAGGAGCAAAGTCGATTACAGACCACACCCCCCAACAGACATCCACAAAACGCCCCG TTTGATTCCTATGTAGGTCTGAGCTGGATCTCTCCCTGGGCCTCCATGATGTACTCATCATCATTCTCAGAGCTGCAGGACATGACTGTGGGACAGCCCA GCAGGCAAATGAGATCAAGAGGTCGCAGCTCACGCCGCAGAAACACACCGCACTTGCCTTTAAATCTGCTTGATGACAGCCAGGGAAATAACTATGAG GCTTTTCTGGCATTTGAGGAGAGCCAGGGATCTGTGATAGCCAAGAAAACTCTCAGTAAGTGGGAGATCGAGAGACTTCCTGCAAAAGCTTATGACCCTGCACACAATGCGGGCAAGACAGA TTGCCAAATCTGTTTCTCTGACTACAAGAAAGGAGAGAAGCTGCGAATGCTGCCATGTTTCCATGACTATCACGTGAAGTGCATTGATCGCTGGTTGAAA GAGAACGCTACCTGTCCTATCTGCAGAGCAGATGTGTCACTGTAG
- the nedd1 gene encoding protein NEDD1 isoform X2, which yields MEEVTRLVSSGDCLKIWDSTSMSVVEQFNPHSASHPLAQVCWSSSNQYIVSASSIGDKLVVTSLKSSPVLVMELAEGKKQTRVALNSTSQFLVSGGLDNTVNIWDLKTKRLHRSLKDHKEEVTCVSFNGGDSYIVSGSTSGDIILHSITTNLSSKAFGHGPNEPVHDLKYSLIKRSLLGSVSDSGSVVLWDANTQKELHMFEGAHKAPASGLAFSPANDLLFITVGLDKRIVCYDTSSKVIFRSKQVESPLTAVDFTPDGAGLVVGSTHGRIYMYDLRNLSAPVKTTTAHKTSVTCIRFQHSNTRLKTSKTVSGKTSSQTNKRISVKLGQNQQSGPPTPTSLVPAVPEQQPVSRGDGQAHSLGSGAHSEVLSRDAEGQHSLDKFNSMGRNSLSLDIFSPVTDGFKTHGFIGDTPTSRNGGSTDVFFREAEGQQSSEKFRVGRNSLDIFSPVRDDYKGHRLSDASSGKKDLDFLPQHGSAQRKNPLGTPGARCYSPLSAVHTPPAIKEEEPVISSPTHTDTQNNMVENNYPRQNVLTTPSAAQTTHIQSVPSFNTPEPSQRPEVPTQLTYDSPVNSSQPKAESAASASNAVSSEAPLTSVQMNFVRNMIHEALEDFRDTCHRDIINLQVEMVRQFYIQLNEIHGLIERYSVNESLVEEIEKLREENKRLRANY from the exons ATGGAGGAGGTGACCCGGTTGGTGTCATCCGGTGACTGCCTGAAGATCTGGGATTCCACCTCGATGAGTGTGGTAGAGCAGTTCAACCCTCACAGTGCCAGCCATCCTCTAGCACAAGTGTGCTGGAGCAGCAGCA ATCAGTACATTGTCAGTGCCAGCAGTATAGGAGACAAGCTGGTGGTGACCAGCCTGAAGTCCTCTCCAGTGCTAGTGATGGAGCTTGCAGAAGGG aAAAAACAGACACGAGTTGCACTAAATTCAACGTCACAGTTTCTGGTCAGTGGGGGACTGGATAACACGGTCAACATATGGGACCTGAAGACAAAGAGATTACATCGCAGCCTCAAG GACCATAAAGAGGAAGTTACATGTGTGTCCTTCAATGGTGGTGATAGTTACATAGTATCAGGTTCAACCAGTGGGGACATCATCCTCCACAGCATTACCACTAATCTGTCCAGCAAGGCTTTTGGCCATGGGCCCAATGAG cCTGTCCATGACTTAAAGTACTCACTGATAAAGCGGTCTCTCTTGGGGAGTGTTTCTGACAGCGGTTCAGTGGTACTTTGGGATGCAAACACACAGAAGGAACTGCACATGTTTGAAGGAGCACAcaaagctcctgcctcaggcCTGGCATTTTCCCCAGCCAATGACCTGCTCTTTATTACAGTTGGGTTGGATAAGAGGATTGTCTGTTATGACACTTCCAGCAAAGT TATTTTCCGTAGTAAGCAGGTCGAGTCTCCACTAACGGCTGTAGACTTCACTCCTGATGGAGCAGGGCTTGTAGTGGGCTCCACCCATGGAAGGATCTACATGTATGACCTGCGTAATCTAAGCGCTCCTGTCAAAACAACCACTGCTCACAAGACCTCGGTCACATGTATCCGATTCCAGCACTCCAACACCAGACTAAAG ACGAGTAAAACAGTCTCTGGCAAGACTTCTTCGCAGACTAACAAGAGAATCTCTGTAAAGCTGGGGCAGAATCAGCAGAGTGGTCCTCCTACTCCGACCTCTTTAGTTCCTGCTGTCCCCGAACAGCAGCCAGTAAGCCGAGGAGACGGACAGGCTCACAGCCTTG gGAGTGGAGCACATTCTGAGGTGCTATCCAGAGATGCCGAAGGCCAGCACAGTTTGGATAAATTCAACAGCATGGGCCGAAACAGCCTGAGCCTAGACATTTTCTCACCTGTAACTGATG GTTTTAAAACACATGGCTTCATTGGTGATACTCCAACTTCAAGAAATG GAGGCAGCACTGATGTGTTCTTTAGAGAAGCTGAGGGGCAACAGAGTTCAGAAAAGTTTAGGGTTGGTCGCAACAGCCTGGACATTTTTTCTCCTGTTCGTGATG ATTACAAAGGTCACAGACTCAGTGATGCCTCAAGTGGTAAGAAAG ATTTAGATTTCCTACCTCAGCACGGTTCAGCTCAGCGTAAGAACCCGCTGGGTACACCTGGTGCTCGCTGCTACAGTCCTCTGTCTGCTGTCCACACACCACCTGCAATCAAAGAGGAGGAACCAGTGATCTCATCAcctacacatacagacacacagaacaacATG GTGGAGAATAATTATCCAAGGCAGAATGTTCTGACCACACCCTCTGCTGCTCAGACTACACACATCCAATCAGTGCCTTCATTCAACACTCCTGAGCCCAGTCAAAGGCCAGAAGTGCCAACCCAGCTCACCTATGATTCCCCAGTGAATAGCAGTCAACCCAAAGCTGAATCAG CAGCAAGCGCATCTAATGCTGTCAGTAGTGAAGCACCACTCACCTCAGTCCAGATGAATTTTGTGCGCAACATGATCCATGAAGCTCTAGAAGATTTCAG AGACACATGCCACAGAGATATAATCAATCTACAAGTGGAAATGGTTAGACAGTTCTACATTCAGCTG aatgaaatccaTGGGCTCATTGAAAGGTACTCTGTAAACGAGAGTCTTGTAGAGGAGATAGAGAAGCTGCGGGAGGAAAACAAACGACTTCGAGCCAATTACTAA
- the nedd1 gene encoding protein NEDD1 isoform X1: MEEVTRLVSSGDCLKIWDSTSMSVVEQFNPHSASHPLAQVCWSSSNQYIVSASSIGDKLVVTSLKSSPVLVMELAEGKKQTRVALNSTSQFLVSGGLDNTVNIWDLKTKRLHRSLKDHKEEVTCVSFNGGDSYIVSGSTSGDIILHSITTNLSSKAFGHGPNEPVHDLKYSLIKRSLLGSVSDSGSVVLWDANTQKELHMFEGAHKAPASGLAFSPANDLLFITVGLDKRIVCYDTSSKVIFRSKQVESPLTAVDFTPDGAGLVVGSTHGRIYMYDLRNLSAPVKTTTAHKTSVTCIRFQHSNTRLKTSKTVSGKTSSQTNKRISVKLGQNQQSGPPTPTSLVPAVPEQQPVSRGDGQAHSLGNGAHSEVLSRDAEGQHSLDKFNSMGRNSLSLDIFSPVTDGFKTHGFIGDTPTSRNGGSTDVFFREAEGQQSSEKFRVGRNSLDIFSPVRDDYKGHRLSDASSGKKDLDFLPQHGSAQRKNPLGTPGARCYSPLSAVHTPPAIKEEEPVISSPTHTDTQNNMVENNYPRQNVLTTPSAAQTTHIQSVPSFNTPEPSQRPEVPTQLTYDSPVNSSQPKAESAASASNAVSSEAPLTSVQMNFVRNMIHEALEDFRDTCHRDIINLQVEMVRQFYIQLNEIHGLIERYSVNESLVEEIEKLREENKRLRANY; this comes from the exons ATGGAGGAGGTGACCCGGTTGGTGTCATCCGGTGACTGCCTGAAGATCTGGGATTCCACCTCGATGAGTGTGGTAGAGCAGTTCAACCCTCACAGTGCCAGCCATCCTCTAGCACAAGTGTGCTGGAGCAGCAGCA ATCAGTACATTGTCAGTGCCAGCAGTATAGGAGACAAGCTGGTGGTGACCAGCCTGAAGTCCTCTCCAGTGCTAGTGATGGAGCTTGCAGAAGGG aAAAAACAGACACGAGTTGCACTAAATTCAACGTCACAGTTTCTGGTCAGTGGGGGACTGGATAACACGGTCAACATATGGGACCTGAAGACAAAGAGATTACATCGCAGCCTCAAG GACCATAAAGAGGAAGTTACATGTGTGTCCTTCAATGGTGGTGATAGTTACATAGTATCAGGTTCAACCAGTGGGGACATCATCCTCCACAGCATTACCACTAATCTGTCCAGCAAGGCTTTTGGCCATGGGCCCAATGAG cCTGTCCATGACTTAAAGTACTCACTGATAAAGCGGTCTCTCTTGGGGAGTGTTTCTGACAGCGGTTCAGTGGTACTTTGGGATGCAAACACACAGAAGGAACTGCACATGTTTGAAGGAGCACAcaaagctcctgcctcaggcCTGGCATTTTCCCCAGCCAATGACCTGCTCTTTATTACAGTTGGGTTGGATAAGAGGATTGTCTGTTATGACACTTCCAGCAAAGT TATTTTCCGTAGTAAGCAGGTCGAGTCTCCACTAACGGCTGTAGACTTCACTCCTGATGGAGCAGGGCTTGTAGTGGGCTCCACCCATGGAAGGATCTACATGTATGACCTGCGTAATCTAAGCGCTCCTGTCAAAACAACCACTGCTCACAAGACCTCGGTCACATGTATCCGATTCCAGCACTCCAACACCAGACTAAAG ACGAGTAAAACAGTCTCTGGCAAGACTTCTTCGCAGACTAACAAGAGAATCTCTGTAAAGCTGGGGCAGAATCAGCAGAGTGGTCCTCCTACTCCGACCTCTTTAGTTCCTGCTGTCCCCGAACAGCAGCCAGTAAGCCGAGGAGACGGACAGGCTCACAGCCTTGGCAA TGGAGCACATTCTGAGGTGCTATCCAGAGATGCCGAAGGCCAGCACAGTTTGGATAAATTCAACAGCATGGGCCGAAACAGCCTGAGCCTAGACATTTTCTCACCTGTAACTGATG GTTTTAAAACACATGGCTTCATTGGTGATACTCCAACTTCAAGAAATG GAGGCAGCACTGATGTGTTCTTTAGAGAAGCTGAGGGGCAACAGAGTTCAGAAAAGTTTAGGGTTGGTCGCAACAGCCTGGACATTTTTTCTCCTGTTCGTGATG ATTACAAAGGTCACAGACTCAGTGATGCCTCAAGTGGTAAGAAAG ATTTAGATTTCCTACCTCAGCACGGTTCAGCTCAGCGTAAGAACCCGCTGGGTACACCTGGTGCTCGCTGCTACAGTCCTCTGTCTGCTGTCCACACACCACCTGCAATCAAAGAGGAGGAACCAGTGATCTCATCAcctacacatacagacacacagaacaacATG GTGGAGAATAATTATCCAAGGCAGAATGTTCTGACCACACCCTCTGCTGCTCAGACTACACACATCCAATCAGTGCCTTCATTCAACACTCCTGAGCCCAGTCAAAGGCCAGAAGTGCCAACCCAGCTCACCTATGATTCCCCAGTGAATAGCAGTCAACCCAAAGCTGAATCAG CAGCAAGCGCATCTAATGCTGTCAGTAGTGAAGCACCACTCACCTCAGTCCAGATGAATTTTGTGCGCAACATGATCCATGAAGCTCTAGAAGATTTCAG AGACACATGCCACAGAGATATAATCAATCTACAAGTGGAAATGGTTAGACAGTTCTACATTCAGCTG aatgaaatccaTGGGCTCATTGAAAGGTACTCTGTAAACGAGAGTCTTGTAGAGGAGATAGAGAAGCTGCGGGAGGAAAACAAACGACTTCGAGCCAATTACTAA